The genomic stretch GTAGAGATGAAGCTGTTCGTTTTGTTCATGAACCCGAATCTCGCGTTCAATGGTGTCGATTGAAGATGAAAGCAAGCCAAGGTGTAACGGTGAGGCGTGCTCTTTTGGTGTCATAATTGAAATGGTTCCGATCACTTCTCCGTTACGATAACGATACGGTGCCGAGTAGCACGCTACCTCGCTAAAACAATAATGGTAATGATCCTCTCCAATTAAATGAAAGGGCTCGTTGTGTTCTAGTGCAAGGGTAATAGCATTCGTCCCTGCCGTTTCTTCATCAAATTTAACGCCGCTTTGAATGCCGAGTGACGTTGTCATTTGTTTAAGACGTTCGTCTCCATAGGAATCTAACACAAACCCCTGGTCATCGGTTGTTACGATAACAGTAGGGATGTCGGTTAGAAAGCTTAAAAGCTTTGTCATGAATGTTTGAATGATGGAAAGCGCACGTTCGTAATGGTGCATGCGCTGTTTTAACTCTTCTTCCGTTAATAAAACGTGAAGAACAGGAACTGAGTTTGGATCCATACGGTAAACATGCTCGCAGGTGGTTTTTGAGTTTTTGATGTACGTTTCACGTTGCGTCATGGGGCATCCTCTTTTCCTGGTCATAATAGTAGCTTTATATAAAAAGTATTGAAAGTATGAGATTGAAGCGTTTTTTTATAGATTATCATACTTTTGTATGGGTTGGTTCGTTTTTACCATAAATAAGGATGAATGAAAATCAGGTGAAGGGTGATGGCCCCTTATAAAAAAGGACGACAAGATAAGCCATCATTTATGAAGGAGGAGATAACGGATGAGGACAATTCTCTTATTTACTTTAGCAGGTCTTGCTGAAATTGGTGGAGGCTATCTAATATGGCTTTGGCTTCGAGAAGGATATTCAAGCTTACTAGGTTTAGCAGGAGGACTTGCTTTGGTTCTATATGGTGTCATTGCCACCTGGCAAGTTTATCCTGATTTCGGTAGGGTGTATGCGGCATATGG from Bacillus sp. Cs-700 encodes the following:
- a CDS encoding YnfA family protein, translating into MRTILLFTLAGLAEIGGGYLIWLWLREGYSSLLGLAGGLALVLYGVIATWQVYPDFGRVYAAYGGVFVVMSVLWGWGFDKKVPDLYDILGGAICLIGVAVMLLPRH